The genomic window CGCCGGCCGTCGAGGCCGAGCCGCCGCCGACGAACATGAGGGCGTCCTGGAGGAACCAGGTCGCCTCGTGCATGTGCTCGGGCGCGATGGTCGACAGCCCGGAGGAGCGCGCGTTGACGCCGTTGATGAGCGCCGTGAGGACCTTGCCGCCCAGCGGCAGCCCGCCGTAGGTGTTCGGGTTCGTCCACTCGAAGACGGCGATCGCGAGCGAGGACGCGACGGTTAGCGCCGTGTAGGTCGTCAGCGTCAGCTTCGTGTGCAGCGTCCACAGCCGCGGACGGCGCACGTGGCGCTGGATGTCGAGGATGACGGGGAAGCCGACGGCGCCGACGAAGGTGCCGACGACGATCGGCAGGCCCATCCACCAGTCGCTCGCGTAGGGGGTGAGCCCCTCCGGCATGACGACGAAGCCGGCGTTGTTGAAGATCGACAGCGCCATGAAGACGCCGTACCACAGGGCCGTGGGCAGGTCCTGCCCGTGCGTGAGGAAGCGTGGGACGAGCACGAGGGTGAGGACGCCCTCGCAGCCGAGCGCCGTGTAGATGACGGCTCGGAGCAGGCTGGCGACGTCGCCGAGCCGGGACTGGTTCTCGGAGGCGGCCAGCATGCGCTGGGTGAGGCTGACGTGCCGGGACACGGCGAAGGAGAGCAGGGAGGCGAGCGTCATGATGCCGAGGCCGCCGACGGCGGCGCCCGCGATGATGACCGCCTGCCCGAAGGTCGACCAGTACGTCGCGGTGTCCACGGTGGTGAGCCCGGTGACGCAGACGGCGGAGGTCGCGGTGAAGAAGGCGTCGATGAACGACGCCCGCTCGAGCCCCGCGGCGGTGGCGACGGGCAGGCAGAGCAGTCCGGTGATGGCGGCGATGATGGCGGCGAAGACCGCGACGGCCAGCCGGGCGGGGGCGAAGCGCGCGGCGCGCTCGACGCGGCCACGCAGCCGCAGGACGCTGCGCAGACGCGCCAGGACGCCGGCGTCCGCGTAGGCGACGTCGTCGGCTGCGACGACGGCCTCCCCGGAGGGGGCGTGGGCGCCCGTGGTGCGGCGCCGCGAGACGGCCGGGCGCACGGGGGCGTGCCAGTGGCGTCGGCCGCCACGGGTGCCCGTGGGGCGGTCGGGGGAGCTGCTCGGGGAGGGCACGGGCGTCATTGTGGCCCCCTGTACCCGCCGCTTCCATCCTCCCTGGTCGACACACAGGTGACTGGAGTGTGAGTTGCGACGTGTGTGGCGTCTGAGAGTGAGAACGACCTGTGCGACACGAGGGGTGCGGGATATATTGACCCCAGCACCGGAGCGG from Actinomyces radicidentis includes these protein-coding regions:
- a CDS encoding potassium transporter TrkG; the protein is MTPVPSPSSSPDRPTGTRGGRRHWHAPVRPAVSRRRTTGAHAPSGEAVVAADDVAYADAGVLARLRSVLRLRGRVERAARFAPARLAVAVFAAIIAAITGLLCLPVATAAGLERASFIDAFFTATSAVCVTGLTTVDTATYWSTFGQAVIIAGAAVGGLGIMTLASLLSFAVSRHVSLTQRMLAASENQSRLGDVASLLRAVIYTALGCEGVLTLVLVPRFLTHGQDLPTALWYGVFMALSIFNNAGFVVMPEGLTPYASDWWMGLPIVVGTFVGAVGFPVILDIQRHVRRPRLWTLHTKLTLTTYTALTVASSLAIAVFEWTNPNTYGGLPLGGKVLTALINGVNARSSGLSTIAPEHMHEATWFLQDALMFVGGGSASTAGGIKVSTFAVLVLAIMAEARGDRDIEAFGRRITLSTVRLSVAVAFIGSTIVGVATLLLLQLTDLTLDRILFEVISAFATVGLSTGITPILPLSAKYVIVGLMFIGRVGTMTATSALAMRERRRVIRMPAERPLIG